One window of Dama dama isolate Ldn47 chromosome 30, ASM3311817v1, whole genome shotgun sequence genomic DNA carries:
- the ING1 gene encoding inhibitor of growth protein 1 isoform X1, with translation MLSPANGEQIHLVNYVEDYLDSIESLPFDLQRNVSLMREIDAKYQEILKELDEYYEKFKREADGTQKRRALHCIQRALIRSQELGDEKIQLVSQMVELVENRARQVDSHVELLEAHQEAADATGHSKAGQDKAKNEAIAQAEKPNNKRSRRQRNNENRENAANNHDHDDVTSGTPKEKKAKASKKKKRSKAKAEREASPADLPIDPNEPTYCLCNQVSYGEMIGCDNDECPIEWFHFSCVGLSHKPKGKWYCPKCRGESEKTMDRALEKSKRERACHR, from the exons ATGTTGAGCCCTGCCAACGGGGAGCAGATCCACCTGGTGAACTACGTGGAGGACTACCTGGACTCCATCGAGTCTCTGCCTTTTGATCTGCAGAGAAACGTCTCTCTGATGCGGGAGATCGACGCGAAATACCAAG AGATCCTGAAGGAACTGGATGAGTACTACGAGAAGTTCAAGCGGGAGGCAGACGGCACCCAGAAGCGGAGAGCGCTGCACTGCATCCAGCGGGCGCTGATCCGCAGCCAGGAGCTGGGCGACGAGAAGATCCAGCTCGTGAGCCAGATGGTGGAGCTGGTGGAGAACCGGGCCCGGCAGGTGGACAGCCACGTGGAGCTGCTCGAGGCCCACCAGGAGGCCGCCGACGCCACGGGCCACAGCAAAGCCGGCCAGGACAAGGCCAAAAACGAGGCGATCGCCCAGGCGGAGAAGCCCAACAACAAGAGGTCCCGGCGACAGCGCAACAACGAGAACCGGGAGAACGCCGCAAACAACCACGACCACGATGACGTCACTTCCGGGACACCCAAGGAGAAGAAGGCCAAGGCCTCCAAGAAGAAGAAGCGCTCCAAGGCCAAGGCGGAGAGGGAGGCGTCCCCCGCGGACCTGCCCATAGACCCGAACGAGCCCACGTACTGTCTGTGCAACCAGGTCTCCTACGGGGAGATGATCGGCTGCGACAACGACGAGTGCCCCATCGAGTGGTTCCACTTCTCCTGCGTGGGGCTGAGCCACAAGCCCAAGGGCAAGTGGTACTGCCCCAAGTGCCGCGGCGAGAGCGAGAAGACCATGGACAGGGCCCTGGAGAAGTCCAAACGGGAGCGGGCCTGCCACAGGTAG
- the ING1 gene encoding inhibitor of growth protein 1 isoform X2, with the protein MAEPGGRGEAGAPCCWDWRGCSRASRPGPGGPRERRCQILKELDEYYEKFKREADGTQKRRALHCIQRALIRSQELGDEKIQLVSQMVELVENRARQVDSHVELLEAHQEAADATGHSKAGQDKAKNEAIAQAEKPNNKRSRRQRNNENRENAANNHDHDDVTSGTPKEKKAKASKKKKRSKAKAEREASPADLPIDPNEPTYCLCNQVSYGEMIGCDNDECPIEWFHFSCVGLSHKPKGKWYCPKCRGESEKTMDRALEKSKRERACHR; encoded by the exons ATGGCGGAACCCGGGGGACGGGGCGAGGCCGGCGCTCCGTGCTGCTGGGACTGGCGAGGGTGCAGTCGGGCCTCCCGACCGGGCCCTGGGGGCCCGCGGGAACGGCGGTGTC AGATCCTGAAGGAACTGGATGAGTACTACGAGAAGTTCAAGCGGGAGGCAGACGGCACCCAGAAGCGGAGAGCGCTGCACTGCATCCAGCGGGCGCTGATCCGCAGCCAGGAGCTGGGCGACGAGAAGATCCAGCTCGTGAGCCAGATGGTGGAGCTGGTGGAGAACCGGGCCCGGCAGGTGGACAGCCACGTGGAGCTGCTCGAGGCCCACCAGGAGGCCGCCGACGCCACGGGCCACAGCAAAGCCGGCCAGGACAAGGCCAAAAACGAGGCGATCGCCCAGGCGGAGAAGCCCAACAACAAGAGGTCCCGGCGACAGCGCAACAACGAGAACCGGGAGAACGCCGCAAACAACCACGACCACGATGACGTCACTTCCGGGACACCCAAGGAGAAGAAGGCCAAGGCCTCCAAGAAGAAGAAGCGCTCCAAGGCCAAGGCGGAGAGGGAGGCGTCCCCCGCGGACCTGCCCATAGACCCGAACGAGCCCACGTACTGTCTGTGCAACCAGGTCTCCTACGGGGAGATGATCGGCTGCGACAACGACGAGTGCCCCATCGAGTGGTTCCACTTCTCCTGCGTGGGGCTGAGCCACAAGCCCAAGGGCAAGTGGTACTGCCCCAAGTGCCGCGGCGAGAGCGAGAAGACCATGGACAGGGCCCTGGAGAAGTCCAAACGGGAGCGGGCCTGCCACAGGTAG